From the genome of Prionailurus bengalensis isolate Pbe53 chromosome D1, Fcat_Pben_1.1_paternal_pri, whole genome shotgun sequence:
ggacaccttccgattgagagtgaggggatggagaactatttatcatgccactggaagtcaaaacaaagctggaatagccatacttatatcagacaaactagactttaaattaaaggctgtaacaagagatgaagaagggcattatataataatcacagggtcgatccatcaggaagagctaacaattatgtctatgcgccgaatatgggagccccaaaatatataaaacaattactcacaaacataagcaaccttattgataagaatgtggtaattgcaggggattttaacactccacttacagaaatggatagatcatctagacacacggtcaataaagaaacaagagccctgaatgatacattggatcagatggacttgacagatatatttagaactctgcatcccaaagcaacagaatatactttcttctcaagtgcacatggaatattctccaaggtagatcacatactgggtcacaaaacagcccttcataagtatacaagaattgagatcataccatgcacactttcagaccacaatgctatgaagcttgaaatctaccacaggaaaaagtctgtaaaaacctccaaaagcatggaggttaaagaacaccctactaacgaatgagtgggtcaaccaggcaattagagaagaaatttaaaaatatatggaaacaaacgaaaatgaaaatacaacaatccaaacgctttgggatgcagcaaaggcagtcctgagaggaaaatacattgcaatccaggcctatctcaagaaacaagaaaaatcccaaatacaaaatctaccagcacacctaaaggaaatagaagcagaacagcaaagacagcctaaatccagcagaagaagagaaataataaagatcagagcagaaataaacaatatagaatccaaaaaaactgcagaacagatcaacgaaaccaagagttggttttttgaaaaaattaacaaaattgacaaacctctagccaggcttctcaaaaagaaaagggagatgacccaaatagataaaatcatgaatgaaaatggaattattataaccaatccctcagagatacaagcaattatcagggaatactatgaaaaattatatgccaacaaactggacaacctggaagaaatggacaaattcctaaacacccacacccttccaaaactcaatcaggaggaaatagaaagcttgaacagacccataaccagcgaagaaattgaatcagtcatcaaaattctcccaacaaataagagtccaggagttctaccagacgtttaaagcagagataatacctatctttctcaagctattccaaaaaaaagaaagggaaggaaaacttccagactcattctatgaagccagtattactttgattcctagaccagacagagacccagtaaaaaaagagaactacaggccaatatccctgatgaatatggatgcaaaaattctcaataagatactagcaaatcgagttcaacagcatataaaaagaattattcaccatgatcaagtgggattcattcctgggatgcagggctggttcaacattcgcaaatcaatcaacgtgatacatcacattaataaaaaaaaagaaccatatgatcctgtcaatcgatgcagaaaaggcttttaacaaaattcagcaacgtttcttaataaaaaaccctcgagaaagtcgtgatagaaggaacatacttaaagatcataaaagccatttatgaaaagcccacagctaacatcctcaatggggaaaaactgagagctttttccctgagatcaggaacatgacagggatgcccactcccaccgctgttgtttaacatagtgctggaagttctagcattagcaatcagacaacaaaaggaaatcaaaggcatcaaaattggcaaagatgaagtcaagctttcactttttgcagacgacatgatattatacatggaaaatccgatagactccaccagaagtctgctagaactgatacatgaattcagcaaagttgcaggatacaaaatcaatgtacagaaatcaattgcattcttatacactaacaatgaagcaatagaaagacaaataaagaaactgatcccattcacaattgcaccaggaagcataaaatacccaggaataaatctaaccaaagatgtacaagatctgtatgctgaaaactatagaaagcttatgaaggaaattgaagaagatataaagaaatggaaagacattccctgctcatggattggaagaataaatattgtcaaaatgtcaatactacccaaagctatctacacattcaatgcaatcccaatcaaaattgcaccagcattctttcgaaattagaacaagcaatcctaaaattcatatggaaccacaaaaggccccgaatagccaaagtaattttgaagaagaagaccaaagcaggaggcatcacaatcccagactttagcctctactacaaagctgtcatcatcaagacagcatggtattggcacaaaaacagacacatagaccaatggaatagaatagaaaccccagaactagacccacaaacgtatggccaactcatctttgacaaagcaggaaagaacatccaatggaaaaaagacagcctctttaacaaatggtgctgggagaactggacagcaacatgcacaaggatgaaactagaccactttctcacaccattcacaaaaataaactcaaaatggataaaggacctgaatgtgagacaggaaaccatcaaaaccctagacgagaaagcaggaaaagacctctctgacctcagccgtagcaatttcttattttacacatccccaaaggcaagggataaaagcaaaaatgaactactgggacttatgaagataaaaagtttctgcacagcaaaggaaacagccaacaaaactaaaaggcaaccaacggaatgggaaaagatatttgcaaatgacatatcggacaaagggctagtatccaaaatctataaagagctcaccaaactccacacccgaaaaacaaataacccagtgaagaaatgggcagaaaacatgaatagacacttctctaaagaagacatccgtatggccaacaggtacatgaaaagatgctcaaagtcactcctcatcagggaaatataaatcaaaaccacactcagatatcacctcacgccagtcagagtggccgaaatgaacaaatcaggagactatagatgctggagaggatgtggagaacgggaaccctcttgcactattggtaggaatgcaaactggtgcagccactctggaaaacagtgtggagcttcctcagaaaattaaaaatagacctaccctatgacccagcaatagcactgctaggaatttatccaagggacacaggagtactgatgcataggggcactggtaccccaatgtttatagcagcactctcaacaatagcccaattatggaaagagcctaaatgtccatcaactgatgaatgaataaagaaattgtggtttatatacacaatggagtactacatggcaatgagaaagaatgaaatatggccctttgtagcaacgtggatgaaccgGAGAGTGTGattgatgctaagtgaaataagccatacagagaaagacaggtaccatatgttttcactcttatgtggatcctgagaaacttaacagaaacccatgggggaggggaagggaaaaaaaaagaggttagagtgggcgagagccaaagcataagagactcttaaaaactgagaacaaactgagggttgatgggaggtgggagggaggggagagtgggtaatgggtgttgaggagggcaccttttgggaggagcactgggtgttgcatggaaaccaatttgacaataaacttcatatattaaaaaaaaaaggcaaaggatatCATCAAAAAAGTAAGACAACCCAAAgggaatgatttaaaaatcaaaatgacaaagaAGTAAGTCCATAATTTGACATGTTGTGATGAGTGTCCTAGAAATAAAGCAGAGAGTGATAGAATTGGGACTGCCATTTTAGATAGACTTATCAACCAATACATTTCTCATTAAGAAGGATTTGATCTGAATACAAGTTAAACATCactcttttatttcagtttaattaACACTAAAAGTACCACGTCATGAAATACAAGAGAGGCAGGTGGTACTAGAAGGAACTGATCAACACAAACACTAGAGAGGGTTTGAGTGAGAttacattctaaaaaaaatacattatttttggCAATTTGAGAGTATTAATGAGAGAAATTTCTGTGCaatattgaaacaaaaattaaattgtagtgaaataaatatcaagaagatgaggaagagtaaacaaaataaagaggttaCTCACAAAGTTTgtgaaggggaaaataaatagaAGCAATCTCTGGGAGGGATATGAAGTAAACATACATTTGAAGGTGGGGGGCTACTTCAGAACTGTCATACAATTTGAGGAGAATTATTCATCAGTTAAACTCTGAGGAGTCTGGAGTAGAAAGCTGTCCATCTGGGGAACTGCCCTAAGATTAGTGTTGGATGTGTCTACTCCCTGAAATTACTTGGCTAACCCCCAAGGGCACCAGAGGccttattttgatttaaaaaaaaaaaaagcattacacCCTGGAGGACGCTTAGAGTAGAGTGGGGAAGGCTTATAGACCAGCACACCAAACCAGGCATCACCAGGATCCAATTTATTCTAAAACCCCACACTCCAGGGATGACAAACAAAGTTACAGATCTGCTCTGAACAACATATGGCTGAACACAGGTAGCTGAAGCCAGGAGAGCAGAAACAGCTACAGAAAGCACTGTCAGTGTGAAAGCCTCTTCAAAGATCCTCCTGAAGTAGTAAGGAAACCAACCAATGATCTACATCCTGAGAGGTGAGGGGATTGATGTGTCCCACATTCCAGTAATTCTGTCCTGACTCTGAATTTGATTAGTATATGCCTTCCACTTCCATAGCTGGCTTTACTTATTTGATCTTCACCTTTACTACCTCCCTTCTTACAAGCTCTTCCCATCTATAGAGACTATGGTCTATGAtcagaaaataggagagaaatgAAGCAGAGCTCTAAGATGATGGGACAACCTCAAAAGGATGGGACTTCCCAGTCAGACGACCATGAAAATACTTTTTACCTTACCTCTCAAGGGAGAAACTAAGAATTGGATGGATTCCTCCTGCGTGTACCATGCTGCATAAAGGAGAGGGTGAGACAAGAGTGAGAAAATACCATGAAAACTCCTGCAATTTTGAGTGTGGCATTTCTTCAGTTGGGCATTCATTCACTTGGTCCCTATAGATCGTAACTTAGTTTCTCAGTTTCTAGAACAACCACAAAGCTATTTTGGTCAATCTGTTGCTTGATTAGTGATCTGTGGTAGAACAAAGACCTACAGTTTCCTAGCCCACTATTTTGCTGACATCAGTCTCTCAGGTACAGTTTTAGATACAATTGCTTGAAAAGTTCtccaaaaattaaagaattaataaatcaagaatatatttaaaaagagaaccaAGAGTAAAAGCAAGCCACAAAATTActtaagcaaagaaaaacaaggctAAATATGCGTACTATATTTCCAATTTGTACCATACAGAAATATAGAAGCTGTTAAACGTTTGttgccatggggcgcctgggtggctgtaggttaagcatctgatttgagttcaggtcatgatctcacagttcatgagtttgtgtcagtcgggatctgtgctaacagcctggagcctgagactgcttcagattctgtgtgtgtgtctccctctgcccctctcctgctctctctctccctctctcaaaaatacataaacattttttttaatttaagatttttgcCACTTGTTCCTCCTCCTACCTTTTGTTAATAACATAAGGGATTTAAAAATACAGCTCTAGGTATGTCTTTAACATTCCTTTCAtaatcagaaaaggaaacaaatgctaTTCCATAGGGTACTAACCTTTTGGCTAAGATTTTATGAAAGGAGTGTTGGATTTAAATGCATGACATTAAAATTTTGCTGTAGCTTTGACACATATTAGTGATTTTGATACATGATCCTTATCTAGACAAATCACTCaatctgtttcctcacctgtatgGTAAAATTAAATGAAGTGCTTTATGTCAGAAATTATTCTCCAACAACAAGACACTCAAAAAGCCTGGTCAGAGTTCTAACTGCGGCCACTTATTCTCTTTCTGAAATCCCTAAGAATGGAGATATCACCTCTACTCCCTAACTTTACTTACTTGTTAGGGATCAGTTGTATGCTTCACTTCAGGTACTGAAATCCTTGTCTCTAGTACCTCAGAATTAACAGTTTCGCAGAAaaagtctttaaagaggtaattaagttaaaatgaaatcttgaccatggaccctaatccaatgtgacaAGTGTCCTTAAGAAGAAATTTGGGCACAGTCATGTGCATTTACAAACAATAGACAATGTGAAGACATCAGAAGAAGACAGTCATCTATAAGCCAATGAGAGAGGACTGAGAAGAAAACAGGACCACCAACACCTTGAGTTTGGACCTCTggcccacgaaactgtgagaaaacaaatttccattGGTTAAGTTACTCAGTCTGTAATATTTTGTTTGGCAACCACTGAAAGCTAGAACAGGCCTGATatgtatgtttctttaaaatgtatctgTCTCCCGCATTATGTTCATGTCcccagcatataaaaatatatgctggATTTCAGGCACATAGAATCAGTAAATCTTTACTTGTATTATATTAAATCTTTATCTTATTATCACACTGGACCTTCTTTTATTCTTAGGTAAACTTTTTCCCAGAGTCTCAAGGGGATAAAGGATGCATTATATTTAACAGAACTGAATTATTGTGGTGAATCTTATACCTGCACAGAAATTTTAACCTTTAGCTAAGCTAACCACACACTATCCTTGCTTCCCTTAATCCGTAGGCAGATGCTGAGAAGAAGACATCCCATGATATGGATACCACCCTGAGTATAACCAATAGCTCAAGGCTTCAAGTGTCTGAGTTCATCCTGGTGGGGCTCCCAGGCATTCATGAGTGGCAGCActggctctccctgcccctggctctgCTCTACATCTTAGCTCTCATTGCCAACATCCTCATCTTGATCACCATCCAACATGAGCCTTCCCTGCACCAGCCCATGTATCAGCTCCTTGGCATCTTGGCTATCGTGGACATTGGCCTGGCTACCACCATCATGCCCAAGATCCTGGCCATTCTCTGGTTTGATGCCAAGGCCATCAGCCTCCCTGAGTGCTTTGCTCAGATCTATGCTATCCATACTTTCATGGGAATGGAGTCAGGCATCTTCCTCTGCATGGCTGTGGATAGATATGTAGCCATTTGCTACCCCCTTCAGTACTCCTCCATAGTCAATGAGGCTTCTGTGATCAAAGCCACCCTGTCCATGGTGCTCAGGAATGGCCTGTTGACCATCCCACTGCCTGTACTGGCTGCCCAGCGACACTACTGCTCCAGAAATGAAATTGACCACTGTCTGTGCTCTAATTTGGGGGTCACTAGTCTGGCCTGTGATGACATCACTATTAACAGAGTATGCCAGTTGGCCTTGGCATGGATTACACTTGGGGGTGACATGGGTCTGGTCTTTGCTTCCTATGTTTTGATTGTTCGCTCTGTGCTGAGGCTGAACTCCGCTGAAGCAACATCGAAGGCCCTGAGTACCTGCAGCTCCCATCTCATCCTCATTGTCTTCTTCTACACAGCCGTTATTGTGCTGTCTGTCACCCACCTGGCAGGAAGAAAGGTCCCCTTCATCCCTGTTCTCTTCAACGTGCTGCATAATGTTATGCCCCCAGCCTTTAACCCCATGGTGTATGCCCTCCGGACCCAGGAGCTGAGAGTGGGCTTCCAGAGGGTGCTTGGTTTGGGTGAGAATGTGTCCAGGAAGTGAGCCAACTTTTGATGGCAGAATTTTACAACCGGTATTACAGAAAGAGCACATGCTTTGGAGCACAACAGCCCTGGGTTAAAATTCCATGTCTCCCAGTTGCTAGCAATATCGATTCAAATTAACTCACCTGTTTTGTAAAGTGtatactatgttccaggcactgttctaagcatttctcaaatattaactcaaataattgcacaacaaccctatgaaacaCGTACAACTGTCCTTTACACATTCTGCAGGTAAGGCAAGAAAGTTGAGACACTTGGCCAAGGTCAAATGGGAAGGACGTTGCAGAGTGAGGTTAGAACCCAAGCATTCAGGCTCCAGAGTCTCTGTTCGTAACCCTTACCCTTTTCTCTCTATTCAACCTTGctactaacttttaaaaacataaattaagatgacaataaaaaggaatgatctCCAAGTGAAATTATAAATCTCTTgtcttttaataaaagaatattccATTTAAAAGGTGGCAGCAATTTTCCTGTCCAATAGTAAACACAGCACATTTTAAATCCTCTATAGTCACTCTATAGGATCCCTATCAGTTATAAGAATGTAGGTCAagttgggacacttgggtggctcagtcggttaagtgtctgacttcagctcaggtcatgaccttgtggtctgtgaactcaagccccatgtctggctctgtgctgacagctcagagtctggcgcctgcttcagattctgtgtctccctctctctctaccccactcgtactctgtctctctctctctctctctctctctctcaaaataataaataaacattaaaaaaagaatgtaggtcAAGAATTTGACagtaattattttgttattttataaagtttttaccaactcttgattttatttccattatagaGCCTAAAGAGGAATATTCAATTTGTTATATTCAACATTACTTGAATTTCTCTAATGAATTCAGAAAATCCTAATGATGCCCAATGGTTCACTGAAATTATAAAGGACACCAAAAGTATctaaagagtatttttttctgtaaaagaaatgATATTTGTTTGGggacaaaaagaatgaaagttgctctaatgtttttttatttatttcagtgccAGATCAATAAGGGTGGAATATTGGCTCCAAGATAGCATGCAGATATGACATTTCTGACCCAATCACATAGCATTATGGCTGACTTCGCAAGGAGAAGCCTAACTTGTGCCAGTAAATTTGGAAGTTCAAATGTGACAGCATTAGGCCATTAACCCTCAAGGAACTGAATCATCTTTCCTTTGACAGAGTGAGTTAGATAGAGTTTCATTATATCTAATGTCAATACAGAATTGGACCATGTGCTTTCACCTGTTTTTAATTGTGATTCcagacaccaaaaacaaaagcagtgacAACGGATAAACAGTAGTGTACTAATGGATGGGTCAAAGCCTGTTACTCTTTCCACATGATGTTTAGACCAAGTCCCTGGGATCCTTTGACatttcagggagaaagaaaaaagtcccaGAAAAAAAGATACTAGAATCTCCTCTAATATTGCCATCCAAGAGATTGGATCCATTTCTATTAATGGCTGATAGGATAATTCAAGCAAAGTGTCCTGCTGAGAACAAGTAGAAATCATGGATGAACATCTTTAAATGGGTATAGACATTGGAAAACTAACAAATTAGTAAAAATTATGTGAGACTCAGAGAGACTTCTTTTCAGGTTAAATGTGTAAAGAAAGTTTAGAAGTTGTCATCCCCATCCTCACATCAAGAAAAAGTTGAACAACTGAAAATCAACCACTTCCTGGACCCACAAGAAAACTGAGGTGACAGGGCTAACTGACTTCCTGGTGTCAGAGGAATCCCTTCCTCTAGGTGGGAAATGGCTGTAATAAAGTCTCTTCCCCATGGAGATGAGGCCTTTATCATGGAGAATGCTCTGGGATTATTTCATAATGTTaacttctcccctcctcctgccaaaATCCAGGGGGCCCATCTTGGATCTATACTGTGAGAATCTGCTGGAATTGCTGGATATTAAGTGTGGGGCTTCCCTAAGACTGTAGTCcccaaatatttctcattttcataCTAAACTACACTCATACTACAGCAATATGCCAAAATTACCTTTGACGTCTTACTACCAGTTTGTGACTCCAGCAGCTTCTACTCTAAGTAAACTGATTCTCTGTGTTTTCCTATCTCTCCAAATTTTGGGGTGGCACTTTGCCCTGCAACAATCAATTCCcttatgtattcaagaaaaattattaatattcctttttttctaatttttcttcttgtaaggacagGAGTGAAGACTTCTAAGTTCTTTACACATCAGAAGTCCTGGTATGGGATTAATACCCAATGTACAAGATAAATATCCATAAGTCTACACTGATATAAGTAGatgattcaataaataaatggagaataatagacaaatctcccatgtaaaaatttccaaataatttatgtatgtaCACCATCCTCAAATAGCTGGAACATAATTACTTACTTCTTAAGTGCATAACTCGTTATTTCTCTCCCAAGAGTACAATATGGGAAGTGGGAAAAAGAATcagtttacaaatgaagaaactagggtgcctgggtggctcagtcggttaaaaaacaaatgaagaaacccaACAAACACTATGTCAGTTAGGTGATCAAGTTTACATCAACACTGACAAATCATGTACATAATAAGTATCTCTGATATGATATGATGAGAATAGACTTTACCTCTTTGGCATTTCTCCAAAACACATAATCCTGGTCCAATCATAAGAAAAGTATCAAAGCAAAAGGATTGTGGAGACCTGGCATCTAAATGTAATGTTCTGTCCTGAtggaatcctggaacagaaaaaaagacattaggtaaacattttaaaaatctgaataaagcattactttagttaataatactgtatcaaTATTGGTTAGTGAAAGGTGACAAATGTACTG
Proteins encoded in this window:
- the LOC122482638 gene encoding olfactory receptor 688-like; protein product: MDTTLSITNSSRLQVSEFILVGLPGIHEWQHWLSLPLALLYILALIANILILITIQHEPSLHQPMYQLLGILAIVDIGLATTIMPKILAILWFDAKAISLPECFAQIYAIHTFMGMESGIFLCMAVDRYVAICYPLQYSSIVNEASVIKATLSMVLRNGLLTIPLPVLAAQRHYCSRNEIDHCLCSNLGVTSLACDDITINRVCQLALAWITLGGDMGLVFASYVLIVRSVLRLNSAEATSKALSTCSSHLILIVFFYTAVIVLSVTHLAGRKVPFIPVLFNVLHNVMPPAFNPMVYALRTQELRVGFQRVLGLGENVSRK